In Candidatus Sodalis pierantonius str. SOPE, one DNA window encodes the following:
- the mltC gene encoding membrane-bound lytic murein transglycosylase MltC encodes MKKILPLVIIAPLLISCSSSKNNAENEAYIKDTNGFDILMGQFAHNIENLWGLNEVLIAGPKDYVKYTDQYETRSHINFDAGTITVETIAGDNPSAHLRQAIISTLLMGNDPGNIDLYSDADDIPISKEPFLYGQVLDNNGEPIRWKWRAAHFADYLLQTRLQTRTTGLRQIWSITIQLVPNHVDKRAHKYLGMVRKASQQYGVDQSLILAIMQTESSFNPYAVSHADALGLMQVVQHSAGRDVFKMKDKWGQPSRSYLFDPENNIDTGTAYLAMLQNSYLGGIVNPTARRYAVITAYNSGAGSVLRVFSRDQNRAFQIINGMQPDEVYQTLSTQHPSAESRRYLYKVNNLQKNYRR; translated from the coding sequence ATGAAGAAAATATTACCTTTAGTGATCATTGCCCCGTTATTGATCTCCTGCTCCAGCAGTAAAAACAATGCCGAAAATGAAGCCTATATAAAAGACACCAACGGTTTCGATATTTTGATGGGCCAGTTTGCCCATAACATTGAAAATCTCTGGGGGCTGAATGAAGTTCTGATTGCCGGGCCGAAAGACTACGTCAAATACACCGATCAGTACGAAACCCGCAGCCATATCAACTTTGATGCCGGTACCATTACCGTCGAAACCATCGCGGGCGATAATCCGAGCGCGCATCTGCGTCAGGCGATTATCAGCACCCTGTTGATGGGTAACGATCCCGGCAATATCGATCTTTATTCGGATGCGGACGATATTCCCATCAGCAAAGAGCCTTTCCTCTATGGGCAGGTGCTGGATAATAACGGCGAACCGATTCGCTGGAAGTGGCGCGCCGCTCATTTCGCCGATTATCTGCTGCAGACCCGTTTGCAAACCCGCACCACCGGCCTACGGCAAATATGGTCCATCACTATTCAACTGGTGCCGAACCATGTGGACAAACGCGCCCATAAATACCTGGGCATGGTGCGCAAAGCCTCGCAGCAATATGGCGTCGATCAGTCGCTGATCCTGGCGATTATGCAGACGGAATCGAGCTTCAACCCTTATGCGGTGAGCCACGCCGACGCCTTGGGCCTCATGCAGGTGGTGCAGCACAGCGCGGGACGCGACGTGTTCAAAATGAAGGATAAATGGGGCCAGCCGAGCCGCAGCTATCTGTTCGATCCGGAAAACAATATCGATACCGGCACCGCCTATTTGGCGATGCTACAAAACAGCTATTTGGGCGGTATTGTCAATCCAACGGCGCGGCGCTATGCGGTGATCACCGCCTATAACAGCGGCGCCGGCAGTGTGCTGCGGGTTTTCTCACGCGACCAGAACCGGGCGTTCCAGATAATCAACGGCATGCAGCCGGACGAGGTTTATCAAACGTTGTCCACGCAGCATCCGTCGGCGGAATCGCGCCGCTACCTGTATAAAGTGAATAATCTGCAGAAAAACTACCGGCGCTGA
- a CDS encoding BadF/BadG/BcrA/BcrD ATPase family protein → MNLVMGVDIGGTKTLLALADRQGDLAGYWQGKTLDPAADPHWDTALAHLLRQAAPLLPRLAAASFGLPRHDEMEEDSRRQEQVITRLISVPAQVDNDVRIAFDGALGGEAGVLILAGTGSMAWSSRNRPRDPHFRVGGWGEDIGDEGSAYWIGLQAITAVCRHLDGRTDAPALCQTLCQHFDIVPDQLITWFFGLGMQRRERVTSLARPVAALAEAGDVAAQTLLHQAAAQLAKQLCWRPGGGLICPVLRAGATPAGYLTVR, encoded by the coding sequence ATGAATTTGGTAATGGGCGTGGACATCGGCGGCACCAAAACCTTATTGGCGCTGGCGGATAGGCAGGGCGACCTGGCAGGGTATTGGCAAGGAAAAACCCTCGACCCGGCCGCGGATCCCCATTGGGACACGGCCCTTGCCCATCTGCTCCGACAGGCAGCCCCCCTGCTGCCCCGGCTGGCGGCGGCCTCGTTCGGTCTGCCGCGCCACGACGAAATGGAAGAGGACTCCCGACGGCAGGAACAGGTCATCACGCGGTTAATCAGCGTGCCGGCGCAGGTTGATAATGACGTACGCATCGCCTTCGACGGCGCCTTGGGAGGCGAAGCCGGCGTGCTGATCCTCGCCGGCACTGGCTCGATGGCCTGGAGTAGCCGTAACCGTCCCCGGGATCCCCATTTCCGCGTAGGGGGATGGGGTGAGGACATTGGCGATGAAGGTAGCGCTTATTGGATTGGCCTACAGGCCATTACCGCAGTATGCCGGCATCTGGACGGGCGGACTGACGCCCCCGCCCTTTGCCAGACCCTCTGTCAGCATTTCGACATCGTTCCAGATCAACTGATTACCTGGTTTTTTGGTCTCGGCATGCAACGACGCGAGCGCGTTACCAGCCTGGCGCGCCCGGTGGCGGCGCTGGCCGAAGCGGGGGACGTCGCAGCGCAAACGCTACTGCACCAAGCCGCCGCTCAGCTGGCGAAGCAGCTCTGCTGGCGGCCTGGGGGCGGCTTGATTTGCCCGGTCCTCCGCGCTGGAGCTACGCCGGCGGGGTATTTAACAGTCCGCTAA
- the trmB gene encoding tRNA (guanosine(46)-N7)-methyltransferase TrmB — protein MSNNVISPEFDEQGRALRRIHSFVRRQGRLTKGQQHALDTLWPAMGTDYQAQPLDLDALFGRAAPVTLEIGFGMGASLVTMAAAHPEQNFIGIEVHMPGVGACLASAQEAGVSNLRVMCHDAVEVLEQMIPEASLALVQLFFPDPWHKARHNKRRIIQAPFVELVERKLAAGGVFHMATDWQPYAELMLAVMSAADAFRNLSSAGDYVPRPASRPLTKFEQRGQRLGHGVWDLMFEKGV, from the coding sequence ATGAGCAACAATGTCATCTCCCCCGAATTCGACGAACAGGGACGCGCGCTGCGGCGGATCCACAGTTTCGTCCGGCGCCAGGGCCGGCTGACCAAGGGGCAGCAGCATGCGCTGGATACGCTATGGCCGGCGATGGGAACCGACTATCAGGCGCAGCCGCTCGATCTTGATGCGTTGTTCGGCCGCGCGGCGCCGGTGACGCTGGAGATCGGTTTTGGCATGGGGGCGTCCTTGGTGACCATGGCGGCGGCGCATCCCGAGCAGAATTTCATCGGTATTGAGGTCCACATGCCGGGCGTCGGCGCCTGCCTTGCCAGCGCGCAGGAAGCCGGCGTCAGTAATTTGCGCGTGATGTGTCATGATGCCGTGGAAGTGCTGGAGCAGATGATCCCGGAGGCGTCTTTGGCGCTGGTGCAGCTGTTTTTCCCTGATCCCTGGCATAAAGCGCGACACAATAAACGCCGTATTATACAGGCGCCGTTTGTCGAGCTGGTCGAGCGCAAACTCGCCGCCGGCGGGGTTTTCCATATGGCGACCGACTGGCAACCTTATGCCGAACTTATGCTGGCGGTCATGTCGGCTGCCGACGCTTTCCGTAACCTTTCCTCCGCCGGAGACTATGTGCCGCGGCCGGCGAGCCGCCCGTTGACCAAGTTTGAACAGCGCGGTCAGCGGTTGGGTCACGGCGTTTGGGATTTAATGTTTGAAAAAGGGGTCTGA
- a CDS encoding ABC transporter substrate-binding protein produces the protein MNNGHYFLECSMKRIKTRVMKSLLATALLALMATSPGGLSAASAADSGALSGKTITVLLPSPGYPPDQIKRFEQETGIHVDQQTLAWDQLRTRIVTALVAGTAPADVIELDWSWVGQFGAAAWLAPLDGKLDAARLKNIAITPIFQYQGKLLGAPYNNDFKMMVYNKAQFAKAGITEPPATLDQSLADGKALKEKAGVKYPFGLPLSVGEATSTAWFLLTMMHIGDLFTADMKPAFTDKHSGGYQALAFIKQAMDAGLIDPAAANYCNEEVRTMFKAGDSSIILSDGPGPLATYNDKTQSKVAGDALAAVVPNITGKSRTYGLPEALAIPKAAKQQPAAQAFINWMMDPQHQSLIYTEARTLPTSTPALAALNKEGKLLSGEAILAQISGIGPLFAGGTPPWYPAFSNGAASAINALAKGQISVDEANKTIAEAAQNAMSGN, from the coding sequence ATGAATAACGGCCATTATTTTTTGGAGTGTTCGATGAAGCGCATAAAAACCAGAGTCATGAAATCGCTCCTCGCAACGGCATTGCTGGCCTTGATGGCAACGTCCCCAGGCGGGCTGTCCGCCGCCAGCGCTGCCGACAGCGGTGCGCTGAGCGGTAAAACCATCACCGTCTTGCTGCCAAGCCCGGGATATCCGCCGGATCAAATCAAACGTTTTGAACAGGAAACCGGTATCCATGTCGATCAGCAAACCCTGGCCTGGGATCAGTTGCGCACCCGCATCGTTACCGCGCTGGTTGCCGGCACAGCGCCGGCGGATGTTATCGAACTGGACTGGTCGTGGGTGGGCCAGTTCGGCGCCGCCGCCTGGCTGGCGCCTCTCGACGGTAAGCTTGACGCCGCGCGGCTGAAAAATATTGCTATCACGCCTATTTTCCAATACCAGGGAAAACTGCTGGGCGCGCCGTACAATAACGATTTCAAAATGATGGTGTACAACAAAGCGCAGTTTGCCAAAGCGGGAATTACCGAGCCGCCCGCGACCCTCGATCAATCGCTGGCCGACGGCAAGGCGCTAAAAGAAAAGGCGGGTGTGAAATACCCCTTCGGCCTGCCGTTGAGCGTAGGCGAGGCGACGTCCACCGCCTGGTTTTTGTTAACCATGATGCACATTGGCGATCTGTTCACCGCAGATATGAAGCCGGCGTTTACCGATAAGCATTCCGGCGGCTATCAGGCGTTGGCTTTTATCAAGCAAGCCATGGACGCAGGGCTTATCGACCCCGCCGCCGCCAATTACTGCAATGAAGAAGTCCGCACTATGTTCAAGGCCGGCGATAGCAGCATTATCTTGTCCGACGGGCCGGGTCCGCTGGCCACCTATAACGACAAAACTCAATCGAAAGTGGCCGGCGACGCGTTGGCGGCGGTGGTGCCGAATATTACCGGCAAGAGCCGGACCTATGGCCTGCCGGAGGCGCTGGCGATCCCCAAAGCGGCAAAACAGCAACCGGCGGCCCAGGCGTTCATCAACTGGATGATGGACCCACAGCACCAAAGCCTGATTTACACCGAGGCGAGGACTTTGCCTACCAGCACACCGGCGCTGGCCGCGCTAAATAAAGAAGGCAAGCTGCTCAGCGGAGAAGCGATTCTCGCCCAAATAAGCGGTATCGGTCCGCTGTTCGCCGGCGGCACGCCGCCCTGGTATCCCGCCTTCAGTAACGGCGCCGCCTCCGCCATCAATGCCCTGGCTAAAGGCCAGATAAGCGTCGATGAGGCGAACAAGACCATCGCTGAAGCCGCGCAAAACGCGATGTCGGGCAATTAA
- the mutY gene encoding A/G-specific adenine glycosylase encodes MTQVPPFAQLVLDWYQRFGRKTLPWQLEKTPYKVWLSEVMLQQTQVMTVIPYFQRFMAKFPTVGQLAAAPLDEVLHLWTGLGYYARARNLHKAAQLISERHGGEFPEDFDTICALPGISRSTAGAILSLALDRHYPILDGNVKRVLARYYAVAGWPGKKEVEQRLWRHSEQVTPARDVAQFNQAMMDLGAMVCTRSRPKCELCPLHRGCQAYASHSWASYPGKKPKQTLPKKTAWFLLLQDGNRVWLEQRPAVGLWGGLFCFPQFADSQALSLWLTQRGLPNGQCEQLTAFRHTFSHFHLDIVPMWQKVGTIQRCMDEGSGLWYNLAQPPAVGLAAPVERLLLQLSQPRQATLLPAAANKEEQ; translated from the coding sequence ATGACGCAAGTGCCACCGTTCGCGCAACTCGTGCTGGACTGGTACCAGCGGTTCGGCCGCAAAACGCTGCCCTGGCAGTTGGAAAAAACGCCGTACAAAGTCTGGTTATCGGAAGTCATGCTGCAACAAACGCAGGTGATGACCGTCATCCCCTATTTTCAACGCTTCATGGCCAAATTCCCTACCGTCGGCCAACTCGCTGCGGCGCCGTTGGATGAGGTGTTGCATTTATGGACCGGCCTCGGCTATTACGCCCGCGCGCGCAATTTGCATAAAGCGGCCCAGCTCATTAGCGAGCGCCACGGCGGCGAATTTCCTGAAGACTTTGACACCATCTGTGCCCTGCCCGGCATTAGCCGCTCCACGGCGGGTGCCATATTGTCGCTGGCGCTCGACAGGCACTATCCTATTCTTGACGGCAACGTGAAACGGGTACTCGCCCGCTACTACGCCGTTGCCGGCTGGCCCGGGAAAAAAGAGGTGGAGCAGCGGCTGTGGCGGCACAGCGAACAGGTCACGCCGGCGCGGGACGTGGCGCAATTCAATCAGGCCATGATGGATTTGGGCGCGATGGTGTGCACCCGCTCGCGGCCGAAATGCGAACTCTGCCCGCTGCACCGGGGTTGCCAGGCCTACGCCTCCCATAGCTGGGCCAGCTATCCCGGCAAAAAACCGAAGCAGACTTTGCCGAAAAAAACCGCCTGGTTTCTGCTGCTACAGGACGGCAACCGCGTGTGGCTTGAGCAGCGCCCGGCGGTGGGCCTGTGGGGCGGGCTGTTTTGTTTTCCGCAGTTTGCCGACTCGCAGGCATTGTCGCTCTGGCTGACCCAGCGCGGTTTGCCTAACGGCCAATGTGAACAACTGACGGCGTTCCGTCATACCTTCAGCCATTTCCATTTGGATATCGTACCGATGTGGCAAAAGGTTGGCACGATTCAACGCTGCATGGATGAAGGCAGCGGACTCTGGTATAACTTAGCCCAGCCGCCGGCGGTCGGACTGGCGGCGCCGGTCGAGCGCTTGCTATTGCAATTGAGCCAGCCTCGACAGGCTACCTTATTGCCCGCGGCTGCTAACAAAGAAGAACAATGA
- the rdgB gene encoding RdgB/HAM1 family non-canonical purine NTP pyrophosphatase, translating to MQKVVLATGNAGKVRELAGALADFGMEIVAQSALGVASVEETGLTFIENALIKARHAARVTGLPTIADDSGLAVDALAGAPGIYSARYAGEDASDRQNVDKLLAALASVPDSQRGAQFHCVLVYLRHADDPTPLVCHGSWSGEIARQPSGAGGFGYDPVFLLTEQGRTAADLNAEEKQALSHRGQALACLLDAMRHA from the coding sequence ATGCAAAAAGTAGTATTGGCCACCGGCAACGCCGGTAAAGTGCGCGAGCTTGCCGGCGCGCTGGCGGATTTCGGTATGGAGATAGTGGCGCAGAGCGCGCTGGGCGTGGCGTCGGTGGAGGAAACCGGCCTGACGTTTATTGAGAACGCGCTGATCAAGGCCCGGCACGCGGCTCGGGTCACCGGTCTGCCGACCATCGCCGACGATTCAGGCTTAGCGGTGGATGCGCTCGCCGGCGCGCCGGGCATCTATTCGGCTCGTTATGCCGGCGAAGACGCCAGCGACCGGCAGAATGTGGATAAGTTGCTGGCGGCGCTGGCCTCGGTGCCGGACAGTCAGCGTGGCGCCCAATTTCACTGCGTCCTGGTTTATCTGCGCCATGCCGACGATCCAACACCGCTGGTGTGTCACGGCAGTTGGTCCGGCGAGATTGCGCGCCAACCGTCCGGCGCCGGCGGTTTCGGCTACGATCCCGTTTTCCTGCTGACTGAGCAAGGCCGCACCGCCGCCGACCTTAACGCGGAAGAAAAGCAGGCGCTCTCCCACCGCGGTCAGGCGCTGGCCTGCCTGCTGGACGCCATGCGCCATGCCTAA
- a CDS encoding oxidative damage protection protein, with protein MSRTIYCTFLKREAEGQDYQIYPGELGKRIYDSISKEAWSQWQTKQTMLINEKKLSMMNVADRKVLEQEMINFLFEGQDVHIQGYTPPSE; from the coding sequence ATGAGCAGAACGATTTACTGTACTTTTCTCAAGCGTGAAGCCGAAGGGCAGGATTATCAAATTTATCCGGGTGAACTGGGTAAGCGCATTTATGACTCGATTTCTAAAGAAGCCTGGTCGCAGTGGCAGACCAAGCAAACGATGCTGATTAACGAAAAGAAACTCAGCATGATGAACGTCGCCGATCGTAAAGTGTTGGAGCAGGAGATGATCAATTTCCTGTTTGAAGGTCAGGATGTGCATATCCAGGGGTATACCCCACCGAGCGAATAA
- the istB gene encoding IS21-like element ISSoEn3 family helper ATPase IstB — protein MDTLLMALRELKLSAMVQALETQRELPGSYGELGFEERLSLMVEAENLHRKNNHICRLRRQSQMRLQAKPEDIRYIPSRGVTPEQMRDLLGGQYLKYQKSILITGPTGTGKTWLSCALGEQACRQQYSVRYWRVGRLLAHLHQCQVDGTYLKQLKQLEKIELLILDDVGLESISPMQATMLLEVMEDRYDKSSSILISQLPVKKWYGLIENPTTADTLLDRLVHPSYRLELKGESLRKEQGVASTGKID, from the coding sequence ATGGATACACTGTTAATGGCTCTGCGAGAGCTGAAGTTGTCGGCAATGGTCCAGGCGTTGGAGACGCAACGCGAACTCCCGGGGAGTTATGGGGAGCTGGGGTTCGAGGAGCGGTTGTCGCTGATGGTAGAAGCGGAAAATTTACATAGAAAAAACAACCACATATGCCGTCTGCGACGGCAATCGCAAATGCGCTTGCAGGCAAAACCGGAAGATATCCGCTATATCCCTAGCCGAGGAGTGACACCGGAACAGATGCGAGATCTGCTAGGGGGACAATATCTGAAATATCAGAAAAGCATACTCATCACGGGGCCAACAGGTACGGGCAAAACCTGGCTCAGTTGTGCGCTTGGTGAGCAGGCATGTCGGCAGCAATATAGCGTGCGTTACTGGCGAGTGGGTCGGTTGCTGGCCCATCTTCACCAGTGTCAGGTAGACGGGACCTATCTAAAACAGCTTAAGCAGTTAGAAAAAATAGAGTTACTGATCTTGGACGACGTGGGCCTAGAATCAATAAGTCCGATGCAGGCAACGATGCTGTTGGAGGTGATGGAAGATCGCTACGACAAAAGCAGCAGCATCCTGATCAGTCAACTGCCGGTGAAAAAATGGTATGGACTGATAGAAAACCCCACGACAGCTGACACGTTACTCGATCGGTTAGTACACCCCAGCTATAGACTGGAACTTAAAGGCGAATCACTACGCAAAGAGCAAGGAGTAGCCAGCACAGGAAAAATAGACTAA
- a CDS encoding ornithine decarboxylase, whose product MTLLKIAASTVLAHRLHTERALVLLDQTDFSDVAALVISVEDARSGMLAVLRHTGFAIPAFVGVDAACREDAVALPAVADVLWLDDTAPHAAAAQLEAAAESYQQALLPPFFDTLTRYVAMGNSTFACPGHQGGQFFRKHPAGRAFFDFFGENVFRADMCNADVKLGDLLIHEGSAKEAQKFAAKVFNADKTYFVLNGTSSANKVVTNALLTRGDLVLFDRNNHKSVHHGALLQAGATPVYLETARNPFGLIGGIDARCFDDAYLRQRVAEVAPQRAVDERPFRLAVIQLGTYDGTIYNARQVVDKIGHLCDYILFDSAWVGYEQFIPMMEQCSPLLLDLNENDPGIFVTQSIHKQQAGFSQTSQIHKKDTHIKGQKRFCNHKRFNNAYVLHASTSPFYPLFAALEINAKIHEGSSGRWMWMDCVKLGIETRKLLLAECRLIRPFVPDRVDGRPWQDHATEDMAHEKRFFNFVPGERWHGFDGYTRDQYFVDPCKLLLTTPGIDAVSGRYTAFGIPATILATYLRENGIVPEKCDLNSILFLLTPAEDAVKMRRLVDALVQFERYIEEDAPLETVLPSICEKYFERYQGYTLRRLCQEMHDLYVSFDAKQLQREMFRQCYLPRMAMNPQEANMAFVRGEIELLPLSQAEGRIAAEGALPYPPGVLCVVPGEVWGGPAWRYFLALEEGLNQLPGFQPELQGVYIQQDACGTRRLYGHVVCR is encoded by the coding sequence ATGACTTTATTGAAAATAGCCGCCAGCACGGTGCTGGCCCACCGTCTGCACACCGAGCGCGCGCTTGTGCTGCTGGATCAGACTGATTTTTCAGATGTCGCCGCGCTGGTGATTTCCGTAGAGGATGCCCGTTCGGGCATGCTGGCCGTGCTGCGCCATACCGGTTTTGCCATTCCGGCCTTCGTCGGCGTTGACGCCGCATGCCGGGAGGACGCCGTCGCGTTGCCGGCGGTCGCCGACGTGCTGTGGCTCGATGACACGGCGCCCCATGCTGCGGCCGCACAATTGGAAGCCGCGGCGGAGAGTTACCAACAGGCGCTGCTGCCGCCGTTTTTTGATACGCTGACGCGCTATGTCGCCATGGGCAACAGCACCTTTGCCTGTCCGGGGCATCAGGGCGGCCAGTTCTTTCGCAAGCACCCCGCCGGCCGGGCGTTTTTTGATTTCTTCGGCGAGAATGTATTCCGGGCGGATATGTGCAATGCCGACGTTAAACTCGGCGATCTGCTCATCCATGAGGGCTCGGCGAAAGAAGCGCAAAAATTTGCTGCCAAGGTGTTCAACGCCGATAAAACCTACTTTGTGCTTAACGGAACCTCTTCGGCTAATAAAGTCGTGACCAATGCCTTGCTGACCCGCGGCGATTTGGTGCTTTTCGACCGTAATAATCACAAGTCGGTGCATCATGGCGCGCTGCTACAGGCAGGGGCAACGCCGGTGTATCTGGAAACGGCGCGCAATCCCTTCGGTTTGATTGGCGGTATCGATGCCCGCTGTTTTGATGACGCCTACCTGCGCCAGCGGGTGGCAGAGGTCGCGCCGCAGCGGGCGGTCGACGAAAGGCCGTTCCGATTGGCGGTTATTCAACTAGGCACCTATGACGGCACTATTTATAACGCCCGGCAAGTGGTGGATAAAATCGGCCATCTGTGCGATTACATCCTGTTCGACTCTGCCTGGGTGGGGTATGAGCAGTTTATCCCCATGATGGAGCAATGTTCGCCGCTGCTGCTGGATTTGAATGAAAACGATCCGGGGATCTTCGTCACCCAATCAATACACAAACAGCAGGCGGGTTTTTCGCAAACCTCGCAAATTCACAAAAAAGACACCCACATTAAAGGGCAAAAGCGGTTTTGCAATCATAAGCGTTTCAATAATGCCTATGTGCTGCATGCCTCCACCAGTCCGTTTTATCCGTTATTCGCGGCCCTTGAGATCAACGCCAAAATCCACGAAGGGTCCAGCGGCCGCTGGATGTGGATGGACTGCGTCAAACTGGGTATTGAAACCCGCAAGCTTTTGCTGGCGGAGTGCCGCCTCATCAGGCCGTTTGTGCCGGACCGTGTGGATGGCCGGCCTTGGCAGGATCATGCCACCGAGGACATGGCCCATGAGAAGCGTTTTTTCAATTTCGTGCCCGGCGAGCGCTGGCATGGCTTCGACGGTTATACCCGCGATCAGTACTTTGTCGACCCTTGTAAACTGCTGCTAACCACGCCGGGAATCGATGCCGTCAGCGGCCGCTATACTGCGTTCGGTATTCCGGCCACGATTTTGGCGACCTATTTGCGTGAGAACGGCATTGTGCCGGAGAAATGCGATCTCAATTCCATCCTGTTCCTGCTCACCCCCGCCGAGGATGCGGTGAAGATGCGCCGGCTGGTGGACGCGCTGGTGCAGTTTGAGCGCTACATCGAGGAAGACGCGCCGCTGGAAACGGTCTTGCCCAGTATTTGCGAGAAATATTTCGAGCGCTATCAAGGCTACACCCTGCGCCGGTTGTGTCAGGAAATGCATGACTTGTATGTCAGTTTTGACGCCAAGCAATTGCAGCGTGAGATGTTCCGCCAGTGTTATTTGCCGCGTATGGCGATGAATCCGCAGGAGGCCAATATGGCCTTTGTGCGCGGCGAGATAGAACTGCTTCCCCTGTCCCAGGCGGAGGGGCGTATCGCCGCCGAAGGCGCGTTGCCTTATCCGCCAGGGGTGCTGTGCGTGGTGCCTGGCGAGGTGTGGGGCGGGCCGGCGTGGCGTTATTTCTTGGCGCTGGAGGAGGGACTGAACCAATTGCCGGGCTTCCAGCCGGAGTTGCAGGGGGTCTATATCCAGCAAGACGCATGCGGCACCCGGCGGCTGTATGGCCATGTAGTCTGCCGCTGA
- a CDS encoding carbohydrate ABC transporter permease, whose translation MLALVFVPFVVTLWESFHRVNPMLPGTPFVGIKNYVQMFKDGQVHSAWINTWIYVILAVVIEILGGLGAALLLNKVKTGRRWLLAAVILPWALPPVVNAIIWSWIYNPHYGLLNGLLLKTGLIEQSHVWLNDRATALFLIVLVHVWRMMPLNAVIILAALQTIPNELYEAAKVDGASPLRTFRMITLPLIGGAFSIALTQSTITAFNLFDEAWILTGSSAATHPIQSQIYMTAFQNLNFSYGMAMAMSITVMLVSIIVSAVYVRRVYRATRYD comes from the coding sequence ATGCTGGCGCTGGTGTTCGTCCCCTTTGTCGTGACCTTATGGGAAAGCTTTCACCGGGTCAATCCCATGCTACCGGGCACCCCGTTTGTGGGCATCAAAAATTACGTTCAGATGTTCAAAGACGGCCAAGTGCATTCGGCGTGGATCAACACCTGGATTTACGTCATTTTGGCGGTGGTGATTGAAATCCTTGGCGGGCTGGGTGCCGCGCTGCTGTTGAACAAGGTCAAAACCGGTCGGCGCTGGCTGCTGGCCGCAGTGATCCTGCCCTGGGCGTTACCGCCGGTGGTCAACGCCATTATCTGGTCGTGGATTTACAATCCGCATTACGGTTTGCTCAATGGGCTATTGCTGAAAACGGGGCTTATCGAGCAGAGTCACGTCTGGCTTAACGATCGCGCCACCGCGCTGTTTCTTATCGTGCTGGTGCACGTTTGGCGCATGATGCCGCTCAATGCGGTGATCATCCTGGCCGCGCTGCAAACCATCCCCAACGAGCTGTACGAGGCGGCAAAAGTCGACGGCGCCAGCCCGCTGCGCACTTTTCGCATGATCACCCTGCCCCTGATAGGCGGCGCCTTCAGTATCGCGCTAACGCAGTCGACGATCACCGCTTTTAACCTGTTCGACGAAGCGTGGATCCTGACCGGCTCCAGCGCGGCCACCCACCCGATACAGTCGCAGATCTATATGACGGCATTTCAGAATCTTAATTTCTCCTACGGGATGGCGATGGCGATGTCGATCACCGTGATGCTGGTATCGATTATCGTCTCGGCGGTGTATGTGCGTCGTGTGTATCGCGCCACGAGGTATGACTAA
- a CDS encoding carbohydrate ABC transporter permease translates to MQPTDLATSPISLVPPVLTLEHYKKLLGGLFGVIDNDIWRDFSRSMVNSAVLALGATLITVAAEAFSAYAAVRLRFPGRNLVFILIISTMAVPGYTVLIPLYRLMVSLGLVDTYTGIILIYVSAFLPLAMWLMRSVYESLPVSVEEAAWIDGAGRLYTLVRIVLPLAAPGLIATAILTFLGAWGQFSVPLVFAPTIDTKPLTVLIPEFATKNYIDYGLINAAGVLAMILPAAVVIFLNRYLMRGLMAGAGK, encoded by the coding sequence ATGCAGCCGACCGATCTTGCCACCAGTCCGATAAGTCTGGTGCCGCCCGTGCTGACCCTGGAACATTATAAAAAATTGCTCGGCGGCCTGTTCGGCGTGATCGATAACGATATCTGGCGCGATTTTTCCCGCTCGATGGTCAATAGTGCGGTCCTGGCGCTGGGGGCGACCTTAATTACCGTGGCCGCCGAGGCGTTCTCCGCCTATGCGGCGGTACGTCTGCGCTTCCCAGGGCGCAACCTAGTGTTTATCCTCATAATATCCACCATGGCGGTGCCCGGCTATACGGTGCTTATCCCGCTGTACCGGCTGATGGTGAGCCTGGGTCTGGTGGACACCTATACCGGTATCATTCTGATTTACGTCTCGGCATTTCTGCCGCTGGCCATGTGGCTGATGCGCAGCGTATATGAGTCGCTGCCGGTTTCCGTCGAAGAGGCCGCCTGGATCGATGGCGCGGGCCGTCTGTATACCCTGGTCCGCATTGTGCTGCCCCTCGCGGCGCCGGGGCTTATCGCCACCGCGATCCTCACTTTTCTCGGCGCCTGGGGGCAATTCTCGGTGCCGTTGGTGTTTGCGCCGACCATCGATACCAAACCCCTGACCGTCCTTATCCCCGAATTCGCCACCAAGAACTATATCGATTATGGGCTTATCAACGCCGCGGGGGTATTAGCGATGATCCTCCCCGCCGCGGTGGTGATATTCCTCAACCGTTACCTGATGCGCGGGCTGATGGCCGGTGCGGGCAAGTAA